A window of Planctomycetota bacterium genomic DNA:
ACCGAGACGCGCGTGTACGAGGCGATGTTCCTGGTGGATCCGGCGGACGCGGCGGTGTGGGACGACCTGTCGAAACACCTGGCGGGGATCCTGGAGCATCACGGAGGGGAGATCATCGGGCTGACGCGCTGGGACGAGCGGAAACTGGCGTACCCGGTGGCGGCACGGAAGCGAGGCACGTACGTGCTGAGTTTCTTCGGCCTGAAGAACGGGGACGCCGTCGCCCTCATCGAGCGGGATTGCCAACTGTCGGAGAAGGTGCTCCGCGCCCTGGTGCTGCGGGCCGACCACTTCAAGGTGTCCGACATGCGGATGCAACTCGGGGCCGACGTCCGCGAGGACGTGGCGCGGCGGCTGGAGGAAGCGCGAGGCGAGCAGCCCGCGGCGGCCGAAGCGGCGCCCGCCCAACCCACCCAAACGTGAGAGCGACTGAAGTCAAAGGAACACGATCATGGCGAATTACAATCGGGTCATTCTTGTCGGGAACCTCACGCGCGACCCGCAACTGAGGTACACGCCGAACCAGGTGGCCGTGTGCGACATCGGCCTGGCCATCAACCGCCAGTGGAGCGGAACCGACGGCCAGAAACGAGAGGAAGTCTGCTTCGTGGACTGCATCGCCTGGCGCCGACAGGCCGAAACGCTCGCCAAGTACATGAGCAAGGGCCGGGCCATTCTGGTCGAGGGCCGTCTGACATTCCGCTCCTGGGACGGGCCCGACGGAAAGAAACGCTCGAAGCACGAGGTCA
This region includes:
- the rpsF gene encoding 30S ribosomal protein S6, producing MAQTTETRVYEAMFLVDPADAAVWDDLSKHLAGILEHHGGEIIGLTRWDERKLAYPVAARKRGTYVLSFFGLKNGDAVALIERDCQLSEKVLRALVLRADHFKVSDMRMQLGADVREDVARRLEEARGEQPAAAEAAPAQPTQT
- a CDS encoding single-stranded DNA-binding protein, whose protein sequence is MANYNRVILVGNLTRDPQLRYTPNQVAVCDIGLAINRQWSGTDGQKREEVCFVDCIAWRRQAETLAKYMSKGRAILVEGRLTFRSWDGPDGKKRSKHEVTVENFQFLDRPSGGAGEAKPNAKPQEEASAEDQSKPADYDFNQDVGEDTIPF